Proteins from a single region of Hordeum vulgare subsp. vulgare chromosome 6H, MorexV3_pseudomolecules_assembly, whole genome shotgun sequence:
- the LOC123402720 gene encoding uncharacterized protein LOC123402720: MDLPVVDLAPFLQAAAGDAAAAPAEALRALCATVSASLRDTGALLVKDPRCTAADNDRFLDVVERYFARSDDSKRLQERPHLHYQVGVTPEGVEVPRSLVDKEMQDRIKSMPEEFQPATPKGPDPKWRYMWRVGPRPSNTRFKELNAEPVIPDGLPEWKETMDSWGAKMISAIEVVAEMAAIGFGLSKDAFTSLMKEGPHLLAPTGSNLLRHGSEGTVFAGFHYDLNFLTIHGRSRFPGLNIWLSNGKKMEVKVPVGCLLIQSGKQLEWLTGGECLAGMHEVVVTKRTLEAIELAKEQNRSLWRISSTLFSHIASDATLKPLGHFAEAPNAHSYPPICAGEYVEQELSAINLKGKVAL, encoded by the exons ATGGACCTTCCCGTGGTGGATCTCGCGCCCTTCCTGCAGGCCGCCGCCGGCGACGCGGCCGCGGCGCCGGCCGAGGCGCTGCGCGCGCTCTGCGCCACGGTGAGCGCCAGCCTGCGGGACACGGGGGCGCTGCTGGTGAAGGACCCCCGCTGCACGGCCGCCGACAACGACCGCTTCCTCGACGTCGTCGAGCGCTACTTCGCCCGATCCGACGACTCCAAGCGCCTCCAGGAGCGCCCCCACCTCCACTACCAG GTTGGCGTGACGCCTGAAGGCGTGGAGGTACCTCGCAGCCTCGTCGACAAGGAGATGCAAGACAGGATCAAGAGTATGCCAGAAGAGTTTCAACCAGCCACCCCTAAGGGACCAGACCCGAAATGGCGATACATGTGGAGAGTGGGCCCTCGCCCCTCGAATACCCGCTTTAAG GAGCTGAATGCAGAACCTGTTATTCCTGATGGGTTACCTGAGTGGAAAGAGACAATGGATTCTTGGGGTGCAAAAATGATTTCTGCCATTGAG GTTGTTGCTGAGATGGCGGCGATTGGATTTGGCTTGTCAAAGGATGCATTTACCTCTTTGATGAAGGAG GGACCACACCTCCTAGCACCAACTGGAAGTAATCTGCTGCGTCACGGTTCTGAGGGCACAGTGTTTGCTGGGTTCCATTATGATCTTAATTTCTTGACCATACACGGTCGTAGTAGATTTCCAGGCCTGAACATTTGGTTAagtaatggtaaaaagatggaggtGAAGGTCCCTGTTGGCTGTCTTCTCATTCAGTCAGGGAAACAG TTGGAATGGCTTACCGGTGGTGAATGTTTAGCTGGAATGCATGAAGTAGTGGTGACCAAGAGAACATTAGAGGCAATAGAACTAGCTAAAGAGCAGAACCGAAGCTTGTGGAGGATCTCATCAACA CTATTCTCGCACATTGCTTCCGATGCGACGCTCAAgccattgggccactttgctgaagCACCCAATGCTCATAGTTATCCGCCTATATGTGCCGGGGAGTATGTGGAACAAGAGCTCTCGGCGATCAATCTGAAAGGGAAGGTTGCACTCTAG
- the LOC123404772 gene encoding uncharacterized protein LOC123404772, translating to MPMDYGKKQGGVVAIECVAGGSRAEEWGTGCTETVQTGDVVEELLIGVGGRGGPAVHAAPFKGGRAALQKLLHAAYKRGDTSVEVRVRRPAHAQQQLVPGEVDSSGELLGPASDATAARMQACIVPQETAAGGGGGMAMVGRSQKYVLRSIRDPNYAVGLVDRMESECVAFRGSRSSRVVCALSKAQLQDGYVSYPWEKKMKEVLPVPSSSSFLSLLVLPTALDRANSRYNSVDDTLARANAWFLSSQAAGVPIAFLNVQTEALLTKISGDMASATVNSGSLADLPNLANASLYGFEDYHGVDIGVVKAVRLWFTAAAGEMPVEIILDEGDTKLGFAISRTEEGFLYISSVMEDDGDRPAPSTRSGLRDLYREAKRASKLLVISRVSCRKVLPWMVSTSGAIRCFDTVSLSQKLSLHRHALRPILLHVLMWDFGTDAPNRPAQGAPCPSPTPQPSPAFAELLRQNSFSWVDQPAPADGEPGMMVQGRDTAGDASFRFHNFSLPNNWV from the exons ATGCCCATGGACTACGGGAAGAAGCAGGGCGGGGTGGTGGCGATCGAGTGCGTGGCGGGCGGGTCGCGGGCGGAGGAGTGGGGCACGGGGTGCACCGAGACGGTGCAGACCGGCGACGTGGTGGAGGAGCTCCTCATCGGGGTCGGCGGCCGCGGCGGCCCCGCCGTGCACGCCGCGCCGTTCAAGGGCGGCCGCGCCGCGCTGCAGAAGCTCCTGCACGCCGCCTACAAGCGCGGGGACACGTCCGTCGAGGTGCGCGTGCGGCGGCCCGCGCACGCCCAGCAGCAGCTGGTGCCGGGGGAGGTGGACAGCAGCGGCGAGCTGCTGGGCCCCGCCTCGGACGCGACGGCCGCCAGGATGCAGGCCTGCATCGTGCCGCAGGAGAccgccgccggcggcggcggcgggatggCCATGGTCGGGCGCAGCCAGAAGTACGTGCTCCGGTCCATCCGCGACCCCAACTACGCCGTCGGGCTCGTCGACCGCATGGAGAGCGAGTGCGTCGCCTTCCGAG GGTCGAGGAGCTCGAGGGTGGTGTGCGCGCTGAGCAAGGCGCAGCTGCAGGACGGCTACGTGTCCTACCCgtgggagaagaagatgaaggaggtgCTGCCGGTGCCCAGCTCCAGCAGCTTCCTCTCCCTGCTCGTCCTACCCACCGCGCTCGACCGCGCCAACTCCCGCTACAACTCCGTCGACGACACGCTGGCCCGCGCCAACGCCTGGTTCCTCTCCTCGCAGGCCGCCGGCGTGCCCATCGCCTTCCTCAACGTCCAGACCGAGGCCCTCCTCACCAAG ATCTCCGGCGACATGGCCTCGGCGACGGTCAACTCGGGGTCGCTGGCGGACCTCCCGAACCTCGCCAACGCGAGCCTCTACGGGTTCGAGGACTACCACGGCGTGGACATCGGCGTGGTGAAGGCGGTGCGCCTCTGGTTCACCGCGGCCGCCGGAGAAATGCCCGTGGAGATCATCCTCGACGAGGGCGACACCAAGCTCGGATTCGCCATCAGCCGCACCGAAGAG GGTTTCCTCTACATCTCGTCCGTgatggaggacgacggcgaccggCCGGCGCCGTCGACGCGGTCGGGGCTGCGCGACCTCTACCGGGAGGCGAAGCGCGCGTCCAAGCTGCTGGTCATCTCGCGGGTGTCGTGCCGCAAGGTGCTGCCGTGGATGGTGTCCACCTCCGgggccatccggtgcttcgacacCGTGTCGCTCAGTCAGAAGCTGTCCCTGCACCGGCACGCCCTGCGCCCCATCCTGCTCCACGTCCTCATGTGGGACTTCGGCACCGACGCGCCCAACCGCCCGGCGCAGGGGGCGCCGTGCCCGAGCCCGACGCCGCAGCCGTCCCCGGCGTTCGCCGAGCTGCTGCGGCAGAACTCCTTCTCGTGGGTCGACCAGCCAGCGCCGGCGGACGGCGAGCCGGGGATGATGGTCCAGGGGAGGGACACCGCCGGGGACGCCTCCTTCAGGTTCCACAACTTCTCGCTGCCCAACAACTGGGTCTGA